A part of Myxococcus landrumus genomic DNA contains:
- a CDS encoding YqgE/AlgH family protein, producing MKNLAPGFLLAMPQLGDPNFYRSVILMIEHGESGSMGLVVNRGAALTLGELARGQKLDIHTDRSSHPVFVGGPVEPQRGFVLHDDDELLEKHSVLPGLFLSVTLDALGPLLERASPRLRFCLGYAGWGPRQLESEIAAGSWLFTEATAEAVLGQEPGKLWETTLRGMGVDPAMLVMGRGMN from the coding sequence GTGAAGAACCTCGCTCCCGGCTTCCTGCTGGCCATGCCTCAGCTCGGGGACCCGAACTTCTACCGCTCCGTCATCCTGATGATTGAGCATGGGGAGTCCGGCTCCATGGGGCTCGTCGTGAACCGGGGCGCGGCGCTGACCCTGGGGGAGCTGGCGCGAGGGCAGAAGCTGGACATCCACACGGACCGCTCCAGCCACCCCGTCTTCGTCGGCGGGCCCGTGGAGCCCCAGCGGGGCTTCGTGCTGCACGACGATGACGAGCTGCTCGAGAAGCACTCGGTGCTGCCGGGCCTGTTCCTCAGCGTGACGCTGGACGCGTTGGGCCCCTTGTTGGAGCGGGCCTCGCCCCGGCTGCGCTTCTGCCTGGGCTATGCGGGCTGGGGCCCCCGGCAGTTGGAGAGTGAAATCGCGGCGGGCTCGTGGCTCTTCACGGAGGCCACCGCGGAGGCGGTGCTGGGCCAGGAGCCCGGCAAATTGTGGGAGACCACGTTACGTGGCATGGGCGTGGACCCGGCCATGTTGGTCATGGGAAGGGGAATGAACTGA
- a CDS encoding response regulator: MSLPTTEELIPVLDGEAKQRTERDDALKLEPVRSAVLVVEDDPAHREILVEMLAGWGYEPMPVGSAEEAEFAVRNKRMDAAIVDVFLPGRSGATLMSRLRERFPQAVLIGVSAMSDSAMARKCKGLGADLFIGKPLNPERLSEALQSKHTSWH; this comes from the coding sequence ATGTCCCTGCCCACCACCGAAGAGTTGATCCCCGTGCTCGACGGCGAAGCCAAGCAGCGCACCGAGCGCGACGACGCGCTGAAGCTGGAGCCCGTGCGCAGTGCCGTGCTCGTCGTGGAGGACGACCCGGCGCACCGCGAGATTCTGGTGGAGATGCTCGCGGGCTGGGGCTACGAGCCGATGCCCGTGGGGAGCGCCGAGGAAGCGGAGTTCGCGGTGCGCAACAAGCGCATGGACGCCGCCATCGTCGACGTGTTCCTCCCCGGCCGGAGCGGCGCCACGCTGATGTCACGGTTGCGCGAGCGCTTCCCTCAAGCGGTGCTCATCGGCGTGAGCGCGATGAGCGACTCGGCCATGGCGCGCAAGTGCAAGGGCCTGGGCGCGGACCTCTTCATCGGCAAGCCCCTGAACCCGGAGCGGCTCTCCGAGGCGCTTCAGTCCAAGCACACCAGCTGGCACTGA
- a CDS encoding ABC transporter permease subunit: MSAVPSRARWGLVLLVGLGVLSLVAGRLFPEQLASACPLGVDPMRPDRTVCELAFGGLWVSLAVGLCAGGLGTLIGLLVAAVARLLGGAWEQTILRGVDAVFALPDVLVVMVLQLAGQSLADAGHSGGLGPFGLMVASLALVGWAGPARIFRNRLATLEGQEFVAAARALGGGGTHILRVHLWPALRPFALAVFLSRLPTAILTESTVSFFGIARMEPMSLGRYLGTSYAALIYEGGSRVVLPAWALLVLLVLGASLASQALSASPRKVT, encoded by the coding sequence ATGAGTGCTGTTCCCTCTCGCGCTCGTTGGGGACTGGTGTTGCTCGTGGGCCTCGGTGTCCTGAGCCTCGTGGCCGGGCGCCTCTTTCCGGAGCAGCTCGCCAGCGCCTGTCCGCTGGGCGTCGACCCGATGCGCCCCGACCGCACCGTCTGCGAGCTGGCCTTCGGTGGGCTCTGGGTCTCCCTCGCCGTGGGACTCTGCGCTGGCGGACTGGGCACGCTCATCGGCTTGTTGGTCGCGGCCGTGGCTCGACTGCTGGGCGGCGCATGGGAGCAGACGATTCTCCGCGGCGTCGATGCCGTCTTCGCCCTGCCTGACGTGCTCGTGGTGATGGTGCTCCAGCTCGCGGGCCAGTCGCTCGCGGACGCGGGACACAGCGGGGGCCTGGGGCCTTTCGGGTTGATGGTTGCTTCGCTCGCGCTGGTGGGCTGGGCGGGGCCGGCGCGCATATTCCGCAACCGGCTGGCCACCCTCGAGGGGCAGGAGTTCGTCGCCGCGGCCCGTGCTCTCGGAGGGGGAGGGACTCACATCCTTCGCGTCCACCTGTGGCCCGCGCTGCGCCCCTTCGCGCTGGCCGTGTTCCTCAGCCGCCTGCCCACCGCCATCCTCACCGAGTCCACGGTGAGCTTCTTCGGCATCGCCCGGATGGAGCCCATGTCGCTGGGCCGCTATCTGGGCACCAGCTACGCGGCCCTCATCTACGAGGGCGGCTCGCGCGTCGTCCTCCCCGCCTGGGCGCTCCTGGTCCTCCTGGTGCTCGGCGCATCGCTCGCTTCCCAGGCGCTTTCGGCGAGCCCTCGCAAGGTCACCTGA